One genomic window of Clostridioides sp. ES-S-0054-01 includes the following:
- a CDS encoding ABC transporter permease has translation MSLLKNSLANLKGHKLRVFVALLWIIIGITSVILVSSIGNGFQKEIKKSVNNVNPNKTTISFESADNTGLTDDMSIFLKPFNAKDLEELSFVEGVERIAPSRDGFNLDSVYSSQASFDKKTTYVDVGPVKKDSKINLICGRDFSLDDEKRKVILLTLQSTSEIFENPEDALGHGININGTIFEIIGVLDDSQQNQAGGFFGGYQDIQFTTSLIPKKAFDTLMSQNSYSNEIYQLDLVSSKGYNVNEVANNVIAKLYEMHPGINGSYTTPDPTEQTAYLESINSNVNKYVSIITVVAMFVGGIGVMNIMYVSVMERQREIGIRRAIGAKPRSILFQFLVEAVFITVCGGILGTIVGFIATNYVSKYIGFEAIPSLNSLFYAIVATILTGVVFGLIPAFKASKLDPIKAIYK, from the coding sequence ATGAGTTTATTAAAAAATTCTTTGGCTAATTTAAAAGGTCACAAGCTTCGTGTATTTGTAGCTTTACTCTGGATTATAATAGGAATAACTTCAGTAATACTTGTTAGTTCTATAGGTAATGGATTTCAAAAAGAAATTAAGAAATCAGTTAATAATGTAAACCCTAATAAAACTACTATTTCATTTGAATCGGCTGATAACACAGGTCTTACTGATGATATGAGTATTTTTTTAAAACCATTTAATGCAAAAGACTTAGAAGAATTATCCTTTGTTGAAGGAGTAGAAAGAATAGCTCCTTCAAGAGATGGATTTAATCTTGATTCAGTTTACTCTTCACAAGCATCTTTTGACAAAAAGACTACGTATGTTGATGTTGGACCAGTAAAAAAAGATTCTAAAATAAATTTAATTTGTGGTAGAGATTTTTCTTTAGATGATGAAAAAAGAAAAGTAATTTTGCTTACATTACAAAGTACAAGTGAAATTTTTGAAAATCCAGAAGATGCCTTAGGTCATGGTATCAATATAAATGGAACTATATTTGAGATAATAGGGGTATTAGATGACTCTCAGCAAAACCAAGCTGGAGGATTCTTTGGAGGTTACCAAGATATACAGTTTACTACTTCCCTTATACCTAAAAAGGCTTTTGACACTTTAATGAGTCAAAATTCTTATTCAAATGAAATTTACCAGTTAGACTTAGTTTCTTCTAAAGGCTATAATGTAAATGAAGTTGCAAACAATGTTATAGCTAAATTATATGAGATGCACCCTGGTATCAATGGTTCTTATACTACACCAGACCCAACTGAACAGACAGCTTATCTTGAAAGCATTAATTCCAATGTAAACAAATATGTATCTATAATAACTGTAGTTGCAATGTTTGTTGGTGGCATTGGTGTAATGAATATAATGTATGTATCTGTTATGGAAAGGCAAAGAGAAATTGGTATAAGACGTGCTATTGGTGCAAAACCTAGGTCCATATTATTTCAATTTTTAGTTGAGGCTGTATTTATAACAGTATGTGGTGGAATTTTAGGAACTATAGTTGGATTTATTGCTACTAATTATGTTTCTAAATACATCGGATTTGAAGCCATTCCTAGTTTAAATAGCTTATTTTATGCTATTGTAGCTACTATATTAACTGGGGTTGTATTTGGTCTGATACCAGCCTTTAAAGCCTCTAAACTCGACCCTATAAAGGCAATTTATAAATAG
- a CDS encoding ABC transporter ATP-binding protein, producing MLIKLENIQKYYKVGKDELHVLKSLNLEIESGEFVMIMGKSGSGKTTLLNILGFLDVFDKGRYIFDGTNVTNLSENERSVFRNINIGFVFQQFNLIETLNVYQNVELPLIYNKTLKKSDREKIVKDKLDSVGLLDKLKQKPLQLSGGQQQRVAIARCLANDPQIIFADEPTGALDSETSREIMELLTKLNKQGKTIIMVTHDQDLTKYATKVIRLKDGVFTSEV from the coding sequence ATGTTAATTAAATTAGAAAATATTCAAAAATATTACAAAGTAGGGAAAGATGAATTACATGTTTTAAAATCATTAAACTTAGAAATTGAATCTGGAGAATTTGTCATGATAATGGGTAAATCTGGTAGTGGTAAAACCACTTTACTTAATATTTTAGGTTTTCTAGATGTATTTGATAAAGGAAGGTATATATTTGACGGAACAAACGTAACTAATTTGAGTGAAAATGAACGTTCTGTTTTTAGAAATATTAATATTGGATTTGTTTTCCAACAATTTAATTTAATAGAAACTCTAAATGTATATCAAAATGTAGAGTTGCCTCTAATTTACAATAAAACGCTAAAAAAATCTGATAGAGAAAAAATTGTTAAAGATAAGTTAGATTCTGTTGGGCTTTTGGACAAGCTTAAACAGAAACCACTTCAATTATCTGGTGGTCAACAACAGCGTGTAGCCATTGCACGCTGCTTGGCAAATGACCCTCAAATAATCTTTGCAGATGAACCGACTGGGGCATTAGATAGTGAAACTAGCAGAGAAATTATGGAGCTTTTAACAAAGCTTAACAAACAAGGTAAGACTATAATAATGGTTACACATGATCAAGATTTAACTAAGTATGCAACTAAGGTTATACGACTTAAAGATGGTGTGTTTACTTCGGAGGTGTAA